One genomic window of Coffea eugenioides isolate CCC68of chromosome 1, Ceug_1.0, whole genome shotgun sequence includes the following:
- the LOC113765751 gene encoding pentatricopeptide repeat-containing protein At4g21065-like, with the protein MEALGILPNNTTLPLVFKACANLQTLERGKKIHEDMMGFPLINDIRVGTSLVDFYSKCGCLEDAYCVFDEMPKRDVVAWNAMILGCVQCMEYEGALFLFMEMQEENLRPNSRTVVSLLKACGELSELGLGKGIHGYCLRNGLMEMSSHVDSALISFYSRFDMTTANHVFRLLGSRSTVSWNSMLCGYFDAGHYLKTVDHFLWMLKGGKEYDHVTVLVIIQACAELGLIELGMQVHQLVIKHAFSEDLHTLNALMNFYSSMGYLKCSFDLFISVPNKDVVLWNSMISACIDNGLNDEAIKMFTEMQIEGIRPNDSSIISMLNLFAGLEKGLTNGKRLHAYAIKFGMEAFTLCQIALLNMYGVLNCVEDALNILSETNDSDVVSWNTLIAALAHNGLRSQVFLLFRQMQETDVKPNGHTVISILAACDDDTFLNTGRSFHGYVVKNGLEVDAALNAALTEMYMNCGDEANAKYLFEGFRKKDLISWNAMISNYVNNNRPQKALLLFHRMISEVEPNFSTVVSALSACAYLAELSQGLCLHAYITRRESLMGFHLPVANALITMYARCGCMRYADYVFSSLRKRNSVSWNAIIAGYGMHGRGHDAVLAFSQMLEEGFLPTDVTFVSALSACSHSGLIEKGLQLYHSMVQDFYITPKLVHYACAVDLLSRGGHLDEAMQLIKSMPIAPDASVWRALLGACRIYSETRYAKIIFEKLVELEPTNAGNYILLSNVYAAAGHWSEVRKLRILLEKKGLVKPPGKSWIVVKNKLHQFTAGDKSHPESDKIYQKLSYLVSSIKRMGYVPDVCWVLHDEEPEEKLRKLLSHSEKLAIAFGLMNAGARSPVLITKNLRVCGDCHEFSKHVSRLVGKEIILRDGSRFHHFSNGICSCKDYW; encoded by the coding sequence ATGGAAGCTTTGGGCATCTTGCCTAATAATACAACATTGCCTCTGGTTTTCAAGGCTTGTGCAAATTTGCAAACCCTTGAGAGAGGCAAGAAGATACACGAGGATATGATGGGTTTCCCTTTGATCAATGATATCCGGGTTGGGACTAGTCTTGTTGACTTTTATAGCAAATGTGGCTGTCTTGAAGATGCTTATTGCGTATTCGATGAAATGCCGAAAAGGGATGTCGTAGCCTGGAATGCGATGATTTTGGGGTGTGTGCAGTGCATGGAATATGAGGGAGCGTTGTTTCTTTTCATGGAGATGCAAGAGGAGAATTTGAGGCCTAATTCTAGGACGGTTGTTTCATTGCTTAAGGCATGTGGTGAGCTTTCAGAGCTGGGCCTTGGGAAAGGAATCCACGGGTATTGTTTGAGGAATGGACTTATGGAAATGAGCAGTCATGTGGATAGTGCTTTAATTAGTTTCTATTCAAGATTTGACATGACAACTGCTAATCATGTTTTCAGATTGTTGGGTTCAAGGAGCACTGTTAGTTGGAATTCGATGCTTTGTGGGTATTTTGATGCTGGTCATTACTTGAAAACTGTAGATCATTTTCTCTGGATGCTCAAGGGGGGAAAAGAATATGATCATGTTACTGTTCTAGTTATTATTCAGGCCTGTGCGGAACTGGGACTTATTGAGCTGGGAATGCAAGTCCATCAACTTGTAATTAAACATGCCTTCAGTGAAGATCTGCACACATTAAATGCATTGATGAATTTCTACAGCAGCATGGGGTACTTGAAATGTTCATTTGATCTATTTATCTCTGTTCCTAACAAAGATGTTGTTCTGTGGAATTCAATGATTTCAGCTTGCATTGATAATGGCTTGAATGATGAAGCAATTAAAATGTTCACTGAGATGCAAATAGAAGGCATTAGACCAAATGACAGTTCTATTATTAGCATGTTAAACTTATTTGCAGGTTTGGAAAAAGGATTGACAAATGGAAAAAGGTTGCATGCTTATGCAATTAAGTTTGGAATGGAGGCCTTTACACTCTGTCAAATTGCTTTGTTGAATATGTATGGAGTTTTAAATTGCGTTGAAGATGCCTTGAACATTTTGTCTGAGACAAATGATTCAGATGTAGTTTCTTGGAACACTTTAATTGCTGCATTGGCTCATAATGGATTAAGAAGCCAAGTATTCTTACTCTTTAGGCAGATGCAGGAAACAGATGTCAAACCAAATGGTCACACAGTAATTTCCATTCTTGCTGCTTGTGATGATGATACCTTTCTGAACACTGGAAGATCTTTCCATGGTTATGTAGTAAAAAATGGTCTGGAAGTAGATGCAGCACTGAATGCTGCACTGactgaaatgtacatgaattgTGGTGATGAGGCAAACGCTAAGTATCTGTTTGAGGGCTTCAGAAAAAAAGATTTGATCTCTTGGAATGCCATGATTTCCAATTATGTAAACAACAACCGACCTCAAAAAGCTTTGTTGCTTTTCCATCGCATGATTTCGGAAGTTGAACCCAATTTCTCAACAGTGGTAAGCGCTCTTTCTGCATGTGCATATCTAGCAGAACTTTCTCAAGGCCTTTGTTTACATGCCTACATAACACGAAGGGAATCATTAATGGGTTTTCATTTGCCTGTGGCAAATGCTTTAATAACTATGTATGCAAGATGCGGCTGCATGAGATATGCTGACTATGTATTTAGTTCCTTACGAAAAAGAAATTCAGTTTCTTGGAATGCAATAATAGCTGGCTATGGCATGCATGGCCGAGGACATGATGCTGTTCTTGCCTTCTCACAAATGTTAGAAGAAGGGTTCCTGCCCACAGATGTTACATTTGTTTCTGCTTTATCAGCTTGCAGCCATTCTGGTTTGATAGAAAAAGGATTGCAGCTTTACCACTCAATGGTTCAGGACTTTTACATAACCCCAAAACTTGTCCACTATGCTTGCGCCGTGGATCTATTGTCACGAGGTGGGCATTTAGATGAAGCCATGCAATTAATTAAGTCTATGCCAATTGCTCCTGATGCATCAGTGTGGCGAGCTCTGCTTGGTGCTTGTCGAATTTATTCTGAAACCAGATATGCCAAAATCATTTTTGAAAAGCTTGTTGAATTGGAACCAACAAATGCAGGTAATTATATTTTGCTTTCAAATGTCTATGCTGCTGCAGGCCATTGGTCAGAGGTCAGAAAATTGCGAATACTACTTGAGAAAAAGGGTTTGGTAAAACCTCCTGGAAAAAGTTGGATTGTGGTTAAAAATAAACTTCACCAGTTTACTGCTGGAGACAAGTCACATCCTGAAAGTGACAAAATCTATCAAAAGTTGTCTTATTTGGTGTCATCAATTAAAAGAATGGGGTATGTTCCAGATGTTTGTTGGGTTCTCCATGATGAAGAACCTGAAGAAAAACTCAGAAAGCTACTAAGCCACAGTGAGAAGCTTGCTATTGCTTTCGGATTGATGAATGCAGGTGCTAGGTCACCAGTTTTGATCACAAAGAACCTGAGGGTTTGTGGTGATTGCCATGAGTTTAGTAAGCATGTCTCCAGATTAGTTGGCAAAGAAATAATTCTGAGAGATGGAAGTCGTTTCCATCATTTTAGCAATGGTATCTGTTCATGCAAAGATTATTGGTGA